From Electrophorus electricus isolate fEleEle1 chromosome 8, fEleEle1.pri, whole genome shotgun sequence, the proteins below share one genomic window:
- the prf1.3 gene encoding perforin-1.3 yields MDVKTALKSKLRGFIQARRKAQAAHMRAFLLFLLAVPLASSCRTAPSTECQKPPFVPGHNLVGEGFNIVQMKTTGAYVVNVKDYMTGGEHGNCTICNNKLLNQEQKLPAAVLDWRIKVMCQRNIRSAVYESSRDMLRESTSSTKSNWKLGLNLPKGFDLAIGGTHSKSAKFTQSHSSQDKFSYTSHKFSCSYYSFRLHSSPPMTKEFMGSVQALPAAYNSQSKAAYENFLTTYGTHFLRQVNLGGYVRSSTALRTCQVTMSGLSIQDVSNCLSMEAGVIVKSVPIKGQVEYCKSKSNKLDKKNSFSGSFSDRITEVLGGEGGEGDLLFDGSEKQNGYNTWLKTLKNVPGVVSYSLTSLHILLSKDPSRRASLKNAIREYVMKNAIPISCSGKCKYGHRVNCACKCSNHQRVNPNCCPSKLGIAELSVTVVRAAGLWGDYFSKTDGYVKVFFENQGYTTGVIWNNNFPVWNYRINIGTVDLTQNKPLTFEVWDRDNKWDDDLLGKGSMIPKQSKDMKQSFKLKHGTLSVSVTATCGPSLTGQYCDTYAPSPESADILTYLDLVKNHRPTLLQGVYAAVQNQTFL; encoded by the exons ATGGATGTGAAAA CTGCCCTCAAGTCCAAGCTTAGAGGATTCATACAAGCACGCAGAAAAG CTCAAGCTGCCCATATGCGTGCCTTCCTCCTGTTCCTGCTGGCTGTGCCACTGGCGTCCAGCTGCCGCACTGCCCCAAGCACAGAGTGCCAGAAACCACCATTTGTGCCAGGCCACAACCTGGTGGGAGAGGGCTTCAACATTGTGCAAATGAAGACCACGGGTGCCTACGTGGTGAACGTGAAGGACTACATGACAGGCGGGGAACATGGCAACTGCACCATCTGTAACAACAAGCTTCTGAATCAGGAGCAAAAGCTACCAGCCGCTGTGCTGGACTGGAGGATCAAGGTGATGTGTCAACGCAACATCAGGTCTGCGGTGTACGAGTCCAGCAGGGACATGCTGAGAGAGAGCACCAGCAGCACCAAGTCAAACTGGAAGTTGGGCCTGAACCTGCCCAAAGGCTTCGACCTGGCCATCGGGGGCACGCACTCCAAGTCAGCCAAGTTCACCCAGAGCCATTCTTCTCAGGATAAGTTCTCCTACACCAGCCACAAGTTCTCCTGCAGCTATTATTC TTTCCGGCTTCATTCCAGTCCCCCCATGACCAAAGAATTCATGGGTTCAGTTCAAGCTCTTCCTGCAGCCTACAACAGCCAGTCTAAGGCTGCCTACGAGAACTTCCTCACCACCTACGGCACACACTTCCTGCGGCAGGTGAACCTAGGCGGCTATGTACGCTCATCCACTGCTCTTCGTACCTGTCAGGTCACCATGAGCGGCCTGTCCATCCAGGATGTCAGCAACTGTCTCTCAATGGAGGCGGGGGTCATCGTCAAATCCGTGCCAATCAAAGGGCAAGTAGAGTACTGCAAAAGCAAATCCAACAAACTAGATAAAAAGAACAGCTTCAGTGGCTCTTTCTCCGACCGCATCACAGAGGTgctggggggtgaggggggtgaAGGTGACCTCCTCTTTGATGGGTCAGAAAAGCAGAACGGCTACAACACCTGGCTGAAGACACTGAAGAACGTTCCAGGTGTGGTGTCCTACAGCCTGACCTCACTCCACATACTACTGAGCAAAGACCCATCCAGAAGAGCCAGCCTGAAGAATGCCATCCGAGAGTATGTGATGAAAAATGCCATACCTATATCCTGCTCTGGCAAATGCAAGTATGGTCATCGTGTCAACTGTGCATGCAAATGCAGTAACCACCAACGGGTCAACCCCAACTGTTGTCCAAGTAAGTTAGGCATAGCAGAATTGAGCGTGACGGTGGTGAGAGCAGCAGGACTTTGGGGAGACTACTTTAGTAAAACTGATGGCTATGTGAAAGTTTTCTTTGAGAACCAGGGTTACACAACTGGTGTTATCTGGAACAACAATTTTCCCGTCTGGAACTACAGGATTAATATTGGAACTGTGGATTTGACACAGAATAA GCCTCTGACGTTCGAGGTTTGGGACCGTGATAATAAATGGGATGATGACCTTCTGGGAAAAGGTTCCATGATCCCTAAGCAAAGCAAAGATATGAAGCAGAGCTTCAAGTTGAAGCACGgcaccctctctgtctctgtcactgcCACCTGTGGGCCAAGCCTGACAGGACAGTATTGCGATACGTATGCTCCATCACCTGAATCAGCAGACATACTCACCTACCTAGACCTGGTGAAGAACCATCGGCCCACCTTGCTACAAGGGGTATATGCTGCAGTGCAGAATCAGACCTTCCTCTGA